A window of the Pseudobacteriovorax antillogorgiicola genome harbors these coding sequences:
- a CDS encoding ABC transporter ATP-binding protein codes for MIASQDTIQEQSDFRSIIALFNYGQGNYKNLFLAIGFILASSAVLMMSAKLMGLLAEALVSGAEQSRIASLVAGILLFESVNLLVYYKGRVGLARVTNEVAYGIRVALFNKLGRLPIPYFDQEPLGRTMTRLTADVEGIESFFSNTLPRVFTAVITITSVLLAMLLTDWKFGAVIVASSLPAVMFTIALRKPVRSWLREYKKRSAALNAQLAEFINGLSVIKIFGIEGWTKKEFDGSSRHLLRAAISLMNWNSFIRPLAALLCALPILVILWYGGHQALDESISIGLLVAFVRYGERYFRPIMMLSFELHLIQDAIASSERVRKMLDEKTESDTLNQDGTRQQKIQGKIEYRNVWMEYKKDSPVLKDVSFTINAGESVALVGRTGSGKTTTIQLLPQLYGISGGEILIDNKPLSEWSRLSIRQQMGIVSQDVTIFHGSIRDNLIVALPDGHPGVPDEELLAICQRTGLFEVIDRLPQKLDTVCLDNGANFSMGERQLMAFTRMLVRDPAILVLDEATANVDEAFEAKIQQAIQEVLKGRTTFVIAHRLNTIQDCDKILVFDQGRVVEQGQHKGLLAQDGAYSKLVSRQIYD; via the coding sequence ATGATAGCAAGTCAGGACACGATTCAGGAACAAAGTGACTTTCGGTCAATCATAGCTCTTTTCAATTACGGTCAAGGTAACTATAAAAATCTTTTCTTAGCAATTGGCTTTATTTTAGCGTCTTCTGCAGTTCTTATGATGTCTGCCAAGCTCATGGGTCTGCTAGCCGAGGCATTGGTCTCAGGTGCTGAGCAAAGCAGAATTGCCAGCTTAGTCGCCGGTATTCTATTATTTGAAAGCGTCAATCTTTTGGTTTACTACAAGGGCAGGGTTGGGCTAGCCAGAGTCACCAATGAGGTGGCCTACGGCATTCGCGTTGCTCTTTTTAATAAATTAGGCAGACTCCCAATCCCATACTTCGACCAGGAACCTTTAGGCCGCACCATGACTCGCCTCACAGCCGATGTCGAAGGCATCGAGTCGTTCTTTAGTAATACTTTGCCTCGGGTATTCACGGCTGTGATCACCATTACCTCAGTCTTACTAGCCATGCTTCTTACAGACTGGAAGTTTGGAGCAGTTATCGTAGCCTCCAGCCTCCCTGCGGTGATGTTTACGATTGCCCTACGTAAGCCGGTGCGAAGCTGGTTGAGAGAATACAAGAAACGCTCGGCGGCCCTAAATGCCCAACTAGCGGAGTTCATCAACGGCCTGAGCGTGATCAAGATCTTTGGTATCGAGGGTTGGACTAAAAAAGAGTTCGATGGTAGCTCTCGCCATCTCCTTCGTGCAGCGATTAGTCTGATGAACTGGAATAGCTTCATTCGTCCATTGGCAGCCTTGCTCTGCGCACTTCCAATTCTAGTTATTCTTTGGTACGGCGGGCATCAGGCCCTAGATGAATCTATCTCTATTGGTTTATTGGTCGCCTTTGTTCGCTACGGGGAACGTTATTTCAGACCGATTATGATGCTATCGTTTGAGCTTCATCTGATCCAAGACGCGATTGCCTCATCCGAAAGAGTACGGAAAATGCTTGATGAAAAGACCGAGTCTGACACCCTCAATCAAGACGGCACCCGACAGCAAAAGATCCAGGGTAAAATCGAATACCGGAACGTGTGGATGGAGTATAAAAAGGACTCCCCGGTTTTAAAAGATGTATCTTTCACCATCAATGCTGGCGAAAGTGTCGCTCTTGTCGGTAGAACCGGCTCTGGCAAGACTACCACCATTCAATTACTGCCTCAACTCTATGGAATTTCGGGCGGCGAGATTCTTATCGATAATAAACCACTAAGCGAGTGGTCACGGCTTTCTATTCGGCAGCAGATGGGGATTGTGAGCCAGGACGTAACGATCTTTCATGGGAGCATCCGGGACAATCTCATCGTAGCTCTTCCTGATGGTCACCCCGGTGTCCCGGACGAAGAATTACTTGCCATATGCCAACGCACAGGACTCTTTGAAGTTATCGATCGACTGCCGCAAAAGCTTGATACCGTCTGCCTCGATAATGGTGCAAACTTTAGCATGGGTGAACGCCAGCTGATGGCATTTACGAGGATGCTGGTCCGCGATCCAGCGATCCTGGTACTCGATGAAGCCACTGCTAATGTCGACGAGGCATTTGAAGCGAAGATTCAACAAGCCATCCAGGAAGTTTTAAAAGGGCGCACAACTTTCGTGATCGCTCACCGGCTCAACACCATTCAGGACTGCGATAAGATCCTTGTCTTTGACCAAGGTCGGGTGGTGGAGCAGGGTCAGCACAAAGGGCTGCTGGCCCAAGATGGGGCATATTCCAAACTAGTTTCGAGGCAGATCTATGATTGA